The following are encoded in a window of Lacinutrix sp. WUR7 genomic DNA:
- the nusA gene encoding transcription termination factor NusA — protein sequence MENLALIDSFSEFKDDKLIDRVTLMAILEDVFRNALKKKFGDDDNFDIIINPDKGDLEIWRNRIVVADGEVEEPNQEISLTEAQKIEPDFEVGEDVSEEVKLIDLGRRSILALRQNLISKIHEHDNTNIYKQFQELVGEIYTAEVHHIRHRAVILLDDEGNEIILPKDKQIPSDFFRKGDNVKGIIESAELKGNKPAIIMSRTSPLFLEKLFEQEIPEVFDGLITIKNVVRIPGEKAKVAVDSYDDRIDPVGACVGMKGSRIHGIVRELGNENIDVINYTNNLQLYITRALSPARVTSIKIDEENKRAEAILKPEEVSKAIGRGGHNIRLAGKLTGYEIDVFREGAEEDVELREFSDEIEAWIIAEFSKAGLDTAKSVLEQEVADLVKRTDLEEETINEVVRILKAEFED from the coding sequence ATGGAAAATCTTGCATTAATTGATTCTTTTTCAGAATTTAAAGACGACAAATTAATAGATCGTGTAACCTTAATGGCTATTTTAGAAGATGTTTTTAGAAACGCTTTAAAAAAGAAATTTGGTGATGATGATAATTTTGATATTATTATCAATCCAGATAAAGGGGATTTAGAAATTTGGAGAAATAGAATAGTAGTAGCAGATGGTGAAGTAGAAGAGCCAAATCAAGAAATATCGTTAACAGAAGCACAAAAAATAGAGCCAGATTTTGAAGTTGGTGAAGATGTATCCGAAGAGGTAAAATTAATAGACCTTGGTCGTCGTTCTATATTAGCATTAAGGCAAAACTTAATATCTAAAATTCACGAACACGATAACACGAATATATACAAGCAATTTCAAGAGTTAGTTGGAGAGATTTATACAGCAGAAGTACACCATATTCGTCACAGAGCGGTAATACTTTTAGATGATGAAGGAAATGAAATCATCTTGCCAAAAGACAAACAGATTCCTTCAGATTTTTTCCGTAAAGGAGATAATGTAAAAGGAATTATTGAAAGTGCAGAGCTAAAAGGAAACAAGCCAGCAATAATTATGTCTAGAACATCACCATTGTTTTTAGAAAAATTATTTGAGCAGGAAATCCCTGAAGTTTTTGATGGTTTAATTACTATTAAAAATGTTGTGCGAATTCCTGGTGAAAAAGCAAAAGTAGCTGTAGATTCGTATGATGATAGAATTGATCCGGTAGGAGCATGTGTAGGTATGAAAGGATCTAGAATTCACGGTATTGTTCGTGAATTAGGAAACGAAAATATAGATGTAATTAATTACACAAACAATTTACAATTGTATATTACAAGAGCATTAAGTCCTGCTCGTGTAACATCTATTAAAATTGATGAAGAGAATAAAAGAGCAGAAGCAATTTTAAAACCAGAAGAAGTAAGTAAAGCTATTGGTCGTGGAGGACACAACATACGTTTAGCAGGAAAACTAACAGGTTATGAAATTGATGTATTTAGAGAAGGAGCAGAAGAAGACGTAGAGTTACGCGAATTCTCTGACGAAATCGAAGCGTGGATTATTGCTGAATTTAGCAAAGCTGGACTAGACACCGCAAAAAGTGTACTAGAACAAGAAGTTGCAGATTTAGTAAAACGTACCGATTTAGAAGAAGAAACAATAAACGAAGTCGTTAGAATTCTTAAAGCAGAATTCGAAGACTAA
- a CDS encoding DUF2723 domain-containing protein, translating to MTQFNFKKWNTILGWFSFLIALITYSLTVEPTVSFWDAGEYILTASKLQVGHPPGAPLFQMLGAFFSIFALEPSQIGLLMNMMSAVSSAFTILFMFWTISLLLKKVVVNDSELNQNQSIAILGSALVGSLAFTFTDSFWFNAVETEVYAMATLIMSVLFWLGLRWEQEMDAPRGNRWLILIAFVIGLSFGVHFMGLLTIPAIGLIYYFKNYKEITVKNFIIANVATVAILLFIFKLLAPNILRFFSVLEMFFVNSIGLPFNSGSIIAGILLIGLIYFGLQYTRKKNYVHLNTAVLCLTFIIIGFSSWTMLPIRANANVVINENNPSSARELLAYYNLEQYPETHLFYGPQFTDQYSGLDDIEPYVDDKPKYEKDLVKGEYVIVNDYKNAKQNYNHKHASILPRMWSAENAENYLMFTGILDFKLKPEVSLDHEQRSNISEIIGRYQSGEISESDYENFITSNRGLISAYFKETELKKTISDFKSDVSQGLIDYEDYNNFLKQFGQYIDIEKPSLMSNIVYMFEYQLGYMYWRYFMWNFTGKQDDIQGKYDNHGNWISGINFIDSWHLGQSQKNLPGDVKNNKARNTYYFLPLILGLIGLFFLFHKDKKLFWTMLVFFLFTGIAIQVYTNVRPFEPRERDYSVVGSFYVFALWIGFGVYAIYDSLKKHTSSKMLAPGITLVCLILVPGILAANNWDDHDRSGKYTAEAMAKMYLDSCDENAILFSIGDNDTFALWYAQEIEGYRTDVRVVNTSLFQTDWYIDQMKRKAYESDPIPSQFTHDQYKHGTRDYIMKRAISKDTMLIKDFLDFVGSENPKTKFKYIIEQQGDNPNDYPNQYMNSNYFPVEDVVIPVNKENALKYGIVDAKDADKIEDHIQIKITDGVLYKNRLLMLDIVANNDWKRPIYFTGGAFAEDDYIWMKDYLQLDGMCYKLTPIKTPVDRANPFDMGRVDSEKMYNIVKKWDWGNSNSPDIYHDIETRTNSITYRGNLARLMEQFINEDQPKKAEEIADLAMDKMPVDYFGYYTLLEPYISGYYEVGAKEKARKLFKDVSIKYQENLTYYSTLDQRKQRELGEQIITDIERYKALVDVVLDYDDELAKTEAKTFTNFLQLFDHFNAGISKEAPRTQEKDIDLIQKDTVIAPE from the coding sequence ATGACACAATTTAATTTTAAAAAATGGAACACCATTTTAGGCTGGTTTTCTTTTTTAATAGCTTTAATCACTTATAGCTTAACTGTTGAGCCTACAGTAAGTTTTTGGGATGCTGGTGAATATATTTTAACCGCTTCAAAATTACAAGTAGGACATCCACCTGGAGCTCCTCTTTTTCAAATGCTTGGTGCTTTTTTCTCCATATTTGCTTTAGAACCCTCACAAATTGGGTTATTAATGAATATGATGAGTGCTGTTTCTAGTGCTTTTACCATATTATTTATGTTTTGGACTATTAGTCTTTTACTTAAAAAGGTAGTTGTTAACGATTCAGAATTAAATCAAAATCAATCTATAGCTATTTTAGGTTCTGCCTTAGTTGGTAGTTTAGCTTTTACTTTTACAGATTCATTTTGGTTTAATGCTGTAGAAACAGAAGTGTATGCCATGGCAACTTTAATTATGTCTGTTCTATTCTGGCTTGGATTACGCTGGGAACAGGAAATGGATGCGCCTAGAGGGAACCGTTGGCTAATTTTAATAGCCTTTGTTATTGGTCTTTCTTTTGGAGTCCACTTTATGGGTTTACTTACTATTCCTGCTATCGGATTGATTTATTATTTCAAAAATTATAAAGAAATCACTGTAAAGAATTTTATAATTGCAAATGTGGCTACCGTTGCTATTCTTCTTTTTATATTTAAACTTCTTGCTCCTAATATTCTAAGATTCTTTAGTGTTTTAGAAATGTTCTTTGTGAACTCTATTGGCCTTCCTTTTAATTCAGGATCTATAATTGCTGGTATACTTTTAATTGGACTTATTTATTTTGGACTACAATACACCAGAAAGAAAAACTACGTACACTTAAATACAGCAGTACTTTGCTTAACCTTTATTATTATAGGTTTTTCTTCATGGACCATGCTTCCTATTCGTGCTAACGCTAATGTGGTTATTAATGAAAACAACCCTTCTAGTGCTAGAGAATTATTAGCATACTATAATTTAGAACAATATCCTGAAACACACTTGTTTTACGGACCACAATTTACAGATCAATATTCTGGTTTAGATGACATTGAACCTTATGTAGACGACAAACCTAAATACGAAAAAGACTTAGTAAAAGGAGAATATGTTATTGTAAACGATTATAAAAACGCGAAGCAAAACTACAATCATAAACACGCTTCTATTCTTCCAAGAATGTGGAGCGCTGAAAATGCCGAAAACTATTTAATGTTTACTGGTATTTTAGATTTTAAACTAAAACCAGAAGTCTCTTTAGATCACGAACAACGCTCTAATATTTCTGAAATTATTGGACGTTATCAATCCGGAGAGATATCGGAAAGTGATTATGAAAACTTTATTACTTCGAATAGAGGATTAATTTCTGCATATTTTAAAGAAACAGAACTTAAAAAAACGATTAGTGATTTTAAATCGGATGTATCTCAAGGACTAATTGATTATGAAGATTACAATAATTTTTTAAAGCAGTTTGGACAATACATAGATATTGAAAAACCTTCTTTAATGAGTAACATTGTTTACATGTTTGAATACCAATTAGGCTACATGTATTGGCGTTATTTTATGTGGAATTTCACAGGAAAACAAGATGATATTCAAGGTAAATACGACAATCATGGAAACTGGATTAGCGGTATTAACTTTATCGATTCTTGGCACTTAGGTCAATCACAAAAAAATCTTCCTGGGGATGTAAAAAACAATAAAGCTAGAAACACCTATTATTTCTTACCATTAATTCTTGGGCTAATTGGCTTGTTCTTTTTATTCCATAAAGACAAAAAATTATTCTGGACAATGCTTGTTTTTTTCCTATTTACAGGAATAGCAATTCAAGTATACACTAACGTAAGGCCTTTTGAACCTCGTGAAAGAGATTACTCTGTTGTTGGTTCGTTTTATGTATTTGCATTATGGATTGGCTTTGGTGTTTACGCCATTTATGATAGCCTTAAGAAACATACATCTTCAAAAATGCTGGCTCCAGGAATCACATTAGTTTGTCTAATATTAGTTCCAGGGATTTTAGCCGCAAACAATTGGGATGATCATGATAGATCTGGAAAATACACAGCAGAAGCAATGGCTAAAATGTATCTAGACTCCTGTGACGAAAATGCCATTCTATTTTCTATTGGAGATAACGACACCTTTGCGCTTTGGTATGCCCAAGAAATTGAAGGATACAGAACAGATGTTCGTGTAGTAAACACTAGTCTTTTTCAAACCGATTGGTATATAGACCAGATGAAGCGTAAAGCTTATGAGAGCGACCCAATCCCTTCTCAATTTACCCATGACCAATACAAACATGGAACACGAGATTATATTATGAAAAGAGCAATCTCTAAAGACACCATGTTAATTAAAGATTTCTTAGATTTTGTAGGAAGTGAAAATCCTAAAACAAAATTCAAATATATTATTGAACAACAAGGTGACAATCCTAATGATTACCCTAATCAATATATGAATTCTAATTATTTCCCTGTGGAAGACGTGGTAATTCCTGTTAATAAAGAAAATGCTTTAAAATACGGGATTGTAGATGCGAAAGATGCAGATAAAATTGAAGATCATATTCAGATTAAAATTACAGATGGTGTATTATACAAGAATCGCCTTCTTATGTTAGATATTGTTGCTAATAATGATTGGAAAAGACCTATTTATTTTACAGGTGGTGCTTTCGCTGAAGACGATTATATCTGGATGAAAGATTACCTTCAATTAGATGGTATGTGTTATAAATTAACTCCTATTAAAACGCCTGTAGATAGAGCAAACCCTTTTGATATGGGAAGAGTAGATAGCGAGAAAATGTATAACATTGTTAAAAAATGGGATTGGGGAAATAGTAACAGTCCAGACATTTATCACGATATAGAAACCAGAACAAACTCGATTACTTACAGAGGAAATCTTGCGCGTTTAATGGAGCAATTTATCAATGAAGACCAACCAAAAAAGGCTGAAGAAATTGCAGATTTAGCAATGGATAAAATGCCTGTAGACTATTTTGGCTACTATACCTTACTAGAACCATACATAAGTGGTTATTATGAAGTTGGCGCTAAAGAAAAAGCACGTAAACTTTTTAAAGATGTAAGTATTAAATATCAAGAAAACCTAACCTATTACAGTACGCTAGACCAAAGAAAACAGCGTGAATTAGGCGAACAAATAATTACAGATATAGAACGCTACAAAGCACTTGTAGATGTTGTTTTAGATTATGACGATGAACTAGCAAAAACCGAAGCTAAAACCTTTACTAACTTCTTACAGTTATTCGATCATTTTAATGCTGGCATTTCTAAGGAAGCACCTAGAACGCAAGAAAAAGATATCGATTTAATTCAAAAAGACACGGTTATTGCACCAGAATAA
- a CDS encoding co-chaperone YbbN, with the protein MSKFGELIDVEIPVLLDFFAVDEKSSNMHAILRDVAAALGDKAKVIKIDVDKNKELAEALRVKNVPTLIIYKNGEMKWRQTGEQDSDTLIGLIQEYV; encoded by the coding sequence ATGTCAAAATTTGGAGAACTTATAGACGTAGAGATTCCTGTACTGTTAGACTTTTTTGCAGTAGATGAGAAATCTAGTAATATGCATGCCATACTAAGAGATGTTGCTGCTGCTCTTGGCGATAAAGCAAAAGTGATTAAAATTGATGTAGATAAAAATAAAGAATTAGCTGAAGCTTTGCGAGTTAAAAATGTGCCGACTTTAATTATCTATAAAAATGGAGAAATGAAATGGAGGCAAACCGGTGAGCAGGATTCGGATACGCTTATTGGATTGATTCAAGAGTATGTGTAA
- a CDS encoding universal stress protein — translation MKKILVPTDFSEQANYALEVAAQLAKRYDGEIYLLHMLDLPLNQIPELGGDTVGNIPEAMFFMKLAHNKFEEILSQDFLKGITIHETVDFHQTFQGIKNTCKEHDVDMVIMGSHGASGLKEMFIGSNTEKVVRSAEVPVLVIKNNHENFTINDFVFASDFKNDSRETYKQATELAQTFEAKIHLLFVNTPNRFTTTATANARILDFIKDSDFSNYEIHIFNDESVENGILNFSHIIGADLIGISTHGRQGIAHFFNGSISEDLVNHAKRPVITFKI, via the coding sequence ATGAAAAAAATACTTGTACCAACAGACTTTTCAGAACAAGCAAATTACGCTCTAGAAGTAGCCGCCCAACTTGCAAAAAGATACGATGGAGAAATCTACTTACTACATATGTTAGATTTACCATTAAATCAAATACCGGAACTTGGAGGAGATACCGTAGGTAATATCCCCGAGGCTATGTTTTTCATGAAATTAGCGCATAACAAGTTTGAAGAAATTTTAAGTCAAGATTTTTTAAAAGGAATTACTATCCACGAAACCGTTGATTTTCATCAAACTTTTCAAGGCATAAAAAACACTTGCAAAGAGCATGATGTAGACATGGTTATCATGGGCTCACATGGCGCAAGCGGTTTAAAAGAAATGTTTATTGGCTCTAATACCGAAAAAGTAGTACGCTCTGCTGAAGTTCCAGTACTTGTTATTAAAAACAACCATGAAAATTTCACGATTAATGATTTTGTATTTGCTTCTGACTTTAAAAACGATAGCAGAGAAACCTATAAACAAGCAACAGAACTAGCACAAACTTTTGAAGCTAAAATTCATTTATTATTTGTAAACACACCTAATAGATTTACAACTACAGCAACAGCCAACGCCAGAATATTAGACTTCATTAAGGATTCTGATTTTAGCAACTATGAGATTCATATTTTTAATGACGAATCTGTAGAAAATGGAATTTTGAACTTTTCACACATTATTGGAGCAGATTTAATTGGCATTAGTACACATGGCAGACAAGGAATAGCTCACTTTTTTAATGGAAGCATTAGCGAAGACCTCGTAAATCACGCTAAAAGACCAGTAATTACTTTTAAAATATAA
- the infB gene encoding translation initiation factor IF-2 has translation MAGTVRLNKVLRELNISIDRAVDFLESKGIEIEKRPTTKISEEVYQILSNEFQTDASKRMASQEVSEAKLKEKEALREQREKEQEEKLKAEAKREEAKQQEIVKAKSTLSGPKQVGKIDLNPKAKKAKEEPKPKTEEVKQEKTVKEEVAPKTKEAPKPEVVKPVKVEKPEVPVKVEKVEKTEKPVKTEKVEKVEKVEKVVKTETPIAAKKEVSTKKEEATKVEGQPNVEERVETKYQKLTGPKIAGTKIDLSQFNKPKKKKEDAKKDDKSSDNKRKRRRISKPGDNRPGGNTGGNSRFKGKPGQGGRGRKAIVKEEPSEEDVKKQVRETLEKLQGKSNKGKGAKYRRDKRDQHREQTEIDQQIEAAENKILKVTEFVTANEVATMMNVQVTQIISACMSLGMMVTMNQRLDAETLSIVADEFGYQVEFITADIEESIEEVVDKPEDLKPRAPIVTVMGHVDHGKTSLLDYIRKENVIAGESGGITQHIGAYGVTLDNGQKIAFLDTPGHEAFTAMRARGAQVTDIAIIVAAADDDIMPQTKEAISHAQAAGVPIVFAINKIDKPDAKPENIKSGLAQMNLLVEDWGGKIQSHDISAKVGTGVKELLEKVLLEAELLELKANPDKLAQGTVVEAFLDKGRGYVSTILVQAGTLRIGDYVLAGKNSGKIKAMQDERGNEVKEAGPSTPVSILGLDGAPQAGDKFNVFEDEREAKQIATKRTQLQREQSVRTQRHITLDEIGRRIALGDFQELNIILKGDVDGSVEALTDSFQKLSTEEIQINIIHKGVGPITESDVLLATASDAIIIGFNVRPMGNARQIADNEEIDIRMYSIIYDAINDLKDAMEGMLSPELKEEITGTAEIREIFKVSKIGSIAGCMALTGKIFRNSGIRLIRDGVVIYTGELTSLKRFKDDVKEVAKGYDFGTQIKNYNDIKEGDIIEAFHEVEVKKKLK, from the coding sequence ATGGCTGGAACAGTAAGATTAAATAAAGTATTACGCGAGCTTAACATCTCTATCGATCGTGCAGTGGATTTTCTAGAATCTAAGGGCATCGAAATAGAGAAGCGTCCTACTACAAAAATTTCAGAAGAAGTTTATCAAATCCTTTCAAATGAATTTCAAACAGATGCTTCCAAAAGGATGGCGTCTCAAGAAGTTAGTGAAGCAAAACTCAAAGAAAAAGAGGCTTTGCGTGAACAACGTGAGAAAGAACAAGAGGAAAAGCTAAAGGCTGAAGCGAAAAGAGAAGAAGCAAAACAACAAGAAATTGTTAAAGCGAAATCTACGCTGTCTGGACCAAAACAAGTTGGTAAAATAGACTTAAATCCGAAGGCTAAAAAAGCGAAAGAGGAACCAAAACCTAAAACCGAAGAAGTTAAGCAAGAAAAAACGGTTAAAGAAGAGGTAGCTCCAAAAACTAAAGAAGCACCAAAACCGGAAGTAGTAAAACCAGTTAAAGTTGAAAAACCTGAAGTACCAGTAAAGGTAGAGAAAGTTGAGAAAACGGAAAAACCGGTTAAAACGGAAAAAGTAGAAAAGGTAGAGAAGGTTGAAAAAGTTGTAAAAACGGAAACACCAATCGCTGCTAAAAAAGAAGTATCTACTAAAAAAGAAGAAGCTACTAAAGTAGAAGGTCAGCCTAATGTAGAAGAAAGAGTAGAAACAAAATATCAGAAACTTACAGGTCCGAAAATTGCAGGTACTAAAATTGATTTAAGCCAATTTAACAAACCTAAAAAGAAAAAAGAAGACGCTAAGAAAGACGATAAATCTTCAGATAATAAACGTAAACGTCGTAGAATTTCTAAACCAGGAGATAATAGACCAGGAGGAAATACTGGAGGTAACAGTAGATTTAAAGGAAAACCAGGCCAAGGAGGAAGAGGTAGAAAAGCCATTGTAAAAGAAGAGCCTAGTGAAGAAGATGTTAAAAAACAAGTACGTGAAACTTTAGAAAAACTTCAAGGGAAGTCTAATAAAGGAAAAGGTGCTAAGTATAGAAGAGACAAAAGAGATCAACACAGAGAACAAACTGAAATTGATCAGCAAATAGAAGCAGCAGAAAACAAAATTCTTAAAGTTACAGAATTTGTTACAGCAAACGAAGTTGCTACTATGATGAACGTTCAAGTTACCCAAATTATATCGGCATGTATGTCACTTGGTATGATGGTAACGATGAACCAACGTTTAGATGCAGAAACACTTTCAATTGTTGCAGATGAGTTTGGATATCAAGTAGAATTTATAACAGCAGATATAGAAGAGTCTATTGAAGAGGTTGTAGATAAACCAGAAGATTTAAAACCTCGTGCGCCAATTGTAACGGTAATGGGTCACGTAGATCATGGTAAAACATCCCTTCTAGATTATATTCGTAAAGAGAATGTGATTGCAGGAGAGTCTGGAGGAATTACACAACACATTGGTGCATATGGTGTGACTTTAGATAACGGACAAAAAATTGCATTTCTAGATACTCCAGGTCACGAAGCCTTTACAGCAATGCGTGCTCGTGGAGCTCAAGTAACAGATATAGCAATTATTGTTGCCGCAGCAGATGATGATATCATGCCGCAAACTAAAGAGGCTATTTCACATGCGCAAGCAGCTGGAGTGCCAATAGTATTTGCAATTAATAAAATTGATAAGCCAGACGCAAAACCAGAAAATATTAAAAGTGGTTTAGCACAAATGAACCTATTAGTAGAAGATTGGGGTGGGAAAATTCAATCTCATGATATTTCTGCTAAAGTAGGAACAGGTGTAAAAGAACTATTAGAAAAAGTATTATTAGAAGCGGAATTATTAGAGTTAAAAGCAAACCCTGATAAATTAGCACAAGGTACGGTTGTAGAAGCATTCTTAGATAAAGGTCGTGGATATGTATCTACTATATTAGTACAGGCAGGTACTTTACGTATTGGAGATTATGTTTTAGCTGGTAAAAACAGTGGAAAGATAAAAGCAATGCAAGATGAGCGTGGTAATGAGGTTAAAGAAGCTGGACCATCAACACCAGTATCTATTCTAGGTTTAGATGGAGCACCACAAGCAGGAGATAAATTCAATGTATTTGAAGACGAACGTGAAGCAAAACAAATTGCTACTAAGCGTACACAATTACAACGTGAACAATCTGTACGTACACAACGTCATATTACATTAGATGAAATTGGTCGTCGTATCGCACTTGGTGATTTCCAAGAATTAAACATCATCTTAAAAGGAGATGTAGATGGTTCTGTAGAGGCATTAACAGATTCTTTCCAAAAATTATCAACGGAAGAAATTCAAATAAATATTATTCATAAAGGTGTTGGACCAATAACAGAAAGTGATGTATTATTAGCAACTGCTTCAGATGCTATTATTATAGGATTTAATGTTCGTCCAATGGGTAATGCACGTCAAATAGCAGATAACGAAGAAATCGATATCAGAATGTACTCGATTATTTATGATGCTATTAATGATCTTAAAGACGCTATGGAAGGTATGTTATCTCCAGAGCTTAAAGAAGAAATTACAGGTACTGCAGAAATTAGAGAAATCTTTAAAGTTTCTAAAATTGGAAGCATTGCAGGTTGTATGGCATTAACGGGTAAAATATTTAGAAACTCAGGAATACGTTTAATACGTGATGGTGTAGTAATTTACACTGGAGAGTTAACTTCATTAAAACGTTTTAAAGACGATGTGAAAGAAGTTGCTAAAGGTTATGATTTTGGTACACAAATCAAGAACTATAACGATATTAAAGAAGGAGATATTATTGAAGCATTCCATGAAGTAGAAGTAAAAAAGAAATTGAAGTAA
- a CDS encoding polysaccharide deacetylase family protein, protein MNLTPVKTPLVVQKIFPNYTWEVSSNTKEIYLTFDDGPTPEITNWVLELLKQYNANATFFCIGNNIEKHPEIFQNIITEGHAIGNHTQNHIKGWKTSVADYLENVKQTHNLVLNKNQIKLNLFRPPYGQITPKQGTEIIKLGYRIIMWSVLSIDWDDFVSRKICLNNVITKANSGSIIVFHDSIKASKNMQYALPKVLEHFSNKGYTFKSIT, encoded by the coding sequence ATGAATTTAACACCAGTAAAAACACCTTTAGTTGTACAGAAGATATTCCCAAATTATACTTGGGAAGTATCTTCTAATACGAAAGAGATTTACTTGACTTTTGATGATGGCCCAACGCCAGAAATCACCAATTGGGTTTTAGAGTTATTAAAACAATACAACGCAAATGCTACTTTTTTCTGTATTGGAAATAATATTGAAAAGCATCCAGAGATCTTTCAAAATATTATAACGGAAGGTCACGCCATAGGAAACCACACGCAAAATCATATTAAAGGTTGGAAAACTTCGGTTGCAGATTATTTAGAAAACGTAAAACAAACGCACAACTTAGTACTAAATAAGAATCAAATCAAGCTGAACTTATTTCGTCCTCCTTACGGACAAATAACTCCAAAACAAGGCACTGAAATCATAAAACTTGGTTATAGAATAATTATGTGGAGTGTACTTTCTATAGATTGGGACGACTTTGTTTCCAGAAAAATCTGTTTAAACAATGTAATTACAAAGGCGAATTCTGGAAGTATTATTGTTTTTCACGATAGCATAAAAGCTTCAAAAAATATGCAATATGCGCTACCTAAGGTGTTAGAACATTTTAGTAATAAAGGCTATACTTTTAAAAGTATTACGTAG
- a CDS encoding SPOR domain-containing protein, whose translation MKLLKIKETILSVFITFALTGICSAQQGTVIVNQDPEITELLALKKEINTNEDASDRYKIQIYSGRRSTAESNQTDFKGNYSQWSSKLVYETPNYKVWIGSFRSRLEAERALLKVKKKFPNAFLFKPKKKKE comes from the coding sequence ATGAAATTATTAAAAATAAAAGAAACCATTCTTTCCGTATTTATAACATTTGCATTAACAGGTATTTGTAGTGCACAGCAAGGTACTGTAATTGTTAATCAGGATCCGGAAATCACGGAATTATTAGCGCTCAAAAAAGAAATAAACACCAATGAAGACGCTAGTGACCGATATAAAATACAGATTTATTCTGGACGAAGAAGTACCGCAGAAAGCAACCAAACCGATTTTAAAGGTAATTATTCGCAATGGTCTAGTAAATTAGTTTACGAAACACCAAACTATAAGGTATGGATTGGTAGTTTTAGATCTAGATTAGAAGCAGAAAGAGCTTTATTGAAAGTGAAAAAGAAATTTCCGAATGCTTTTCTTTTTAAACCCAAAAAGAAGAAAGAGTAA
- a CDS encoding T9SS type A sorting domain-containing protein, protein MCLYPNLVNNTLHIKSVHSNIDNVLLYDVLGKSVLSTNHSSTIEVSEFNSGHYFVALRIGDREVVKKIVNEYYLYHYIKKIDFISFN, encoded by the coding sequence ATATGTCTATATCCTAATCTAGTAAATAACACACTTCATATTAAGTCTGTCCATAGTAATATAGATAATGTTTTGCTATATGATGTTTTAGGCAAAAGCGTGCTTAGTACAAATCATTCAAGTACTATAGAGGTTTCAGAATTTAATTCTGGACATTACTTTGTAGCTTTAAGAATAGGTGATAGAGAAGTAGTAAAGAAAATTGTTAATGAATATTATTTATACCATTATATAAAAAAAATCGACTTCATTAGTTTTAACTAA
- the rimP gene encoding ribosome assembly cofactor RimP — MFKNTVKDLLETALEEKQNLFLIELSIATDNAIKVILDGDNGVTVEDCIFISRAIENNLDREEVDFSLEVASAGATSPLTHKRQYIKNIGRLLEVKTKTENMEGTLIEATENEITLQWKSREPKPVGKGKVTVQKQADIAYENIVEAKVMIKF; from the coding sequence ATGTTTAAGAATACAGTAAAAGACTTATTAGAAACAGCGCTTGAAGAAAAGCAAAATCTATTCCTTATAGAATTATCTATAGCAACAGATAACGCGATAAAAGTTATTTTAGATGGTGATAATGGTGTAACTGTAGAAGATTGCATATTTATTAGTAGAGCTATAGAGAATAATCTAGATAGAGAAGAAGTAGATTTTTCATTAGAAGTAGCGTCTGCTGGAGCAACATCTCCGTTAACACATAAACGTCAATATATTAAAAATATAGGTAGGCTTTTAGAAGTTAAAACAAAAACAGAAAACATGGAAGGTACTTTAATAGAAGCTACTGAAAATGAAATTACTTTGCAGTGGAAAAGCAGAGAGCCTAAGCCAGTAGGTAAAGGTAAAGTTACAGTCCAAAAACAGGCAGATATTGCCTACGAAAATATTGTAGAAGCAAAAGTTATGATTAAATTTTAA